One window of Klebsiella quasivariicola genomic DNA carries:
- the pabC gene encoding aminodeoxychorismate lyase, with protein MLLINGVEQDTLAANDRATQFGDGCFTTARIQHGLVVLLDAHLQRLQTTCEKLRIPFDDWLTLSDEMQRLARPHAQGVLKVTLTRGVGGRGYSTAGCLSPTRILSVSPFPAHYARWREEGITLTQSPVPLGRNPWLAGLKHLNRLEQVLIRSHLEQTDADEALVLDSDGWLTECCAANLFWRQGQVVFTPRLDYAGVNGIMRQRCIAQLAPSTFRVVEVTARPEALREADEVLICNALMPLVPVRRWDETVWSSRELYHFLAPLCELSG; from the coding sequence ATGTTGTTGATAAATGGCGTTGAACAGGACACGCTGGCGGCGAACGATCGCGCCACCCAGTTTGGCGACGGCTGTTTTACCACCGCCCGCATCCAGCACGGGCTGGTTGTGCTACTGGATGCCCATCTGCAGCGTTTGCAGACGACCTGCGAAAAATTACGCATCCCGTTTGATGACTGGCTGACGTTGAGCGATGAGATGCAGCGTCTGGCGCGGCCGCATGCGCAGGGTGTGTTGAAAGTGACCCTCACTCGCGGCGTCGGGGGGAGGGGATACAGCACGGCAGGCTGCCTGTCGCCGACGCGTATTCTCAGCGTCTCTCCGTTCCCGGCACATTATGCGCGCTGGCGGGAAGAGGGTATTACCCTGACCCAGAGCCCGGTGCCTCTGGGCCGCAACCCCTGGCTGGCTGGGCTGAAGCATCTTAATCGCCTTGAGCAGGTGCTGATCCGCTCTCATCTTGAACAGACGGACGCCGATGAGGCGCTGGTTCTTGACAGTGACGGGTGGCTTACGGAATGCTGTGCCGCGAATTTATTCTGGCGTCAGGGACAGGTTGTGTTTACTCCGCGACTCGATTACGCCGGGGTCAACGGTATTATGCGCCAGCGCTGTATCGCGCAGCTGGCACCATCGACGTTTCGCGTTGTCGAAGTGACAGCGCGTCCTGAAGCATTGCGGGAAGCCGATGAAGTGCTGATCTGCAATGCGCTGATGCCGCTGGTGCCGGTTCGTCGCTGGGACGAGACCGTCTGGTCCTCGCGCGAGCTTTACCATTTTTTAGCCCCTTTGTGTGAGCTGTCTGGTTAG
- the fabF gene encoding beta-ketoacyl-ACP synthase II, translated as MSKRRVVVTGLGMLSPVGNTVESTWKALLAGQSGISLIDHFDTSAYATKFAGLVKDFNCDDIISRKEQRKMDAFIQYGIVAGVQAMQDSGLEVTEENATRIGAAIGSGIGGLGLIEENHSSLVNGGPRKISPFFVPSTIVNMVAGHLTIMFGLRGPSISIATACTSGVHNIGQAARIIAYGDADAMVAGGAEKASTPLGVGGFGAARALSTRNDNPQAASRPWDKDRDGFVLGDGAGMVVLEEYEHAKKRGAKIYAEIVGFGMSSDAYHMTSPPEDGAGAALAMVNAIRDAGIEPGQIGYVNAHGTSTPAGDKAEAQAVKSVFGDAASRVMVSSTKSMTGHLLGAAGAVESIYSILALRDQAVPPTINLDNPDEGCDLDFVPHEARQVSGMEYTLCNSFGFGGTNGSLIFKKV; from the coding sequence GTGTCTAAGCGTCGTGTAGTTGTGACCGGACTGGGCATGTTGTCTCCTGTCGGCAATACCGTAGAGTCTACCTGGAAAGCTCTCCTTGCCGGTCAGAGTGGCATCAGCCTGATCGACCATTTCGATACTAGCGCCTATGCAACGAAATTTGCTGGCTTAGTAAAGGATTTTAACTGTGATGACATTATCTCGCGCAAAGAGCAGCGCAAGATGGATGCCTTCATTCAATATGGAATTGTCGCTGGCGTTCAGGCCATGCAGGATTCTGGCCTTGAAGTGACGGAAGAGAATGCAACCCGTATTGGCGCCGCTATCGGCTCTGGTATTGGCGGCCTCGGCTTGATCGAAGAAAACCACAGTTCGCTGGTCAACGGCGGACCGCGTAAGATCAGCCCATTCTTCGTTCCCTCCACAATTGTTAACATGGTGGCCGGGCATCTGACCATCATGTTTGGTCTGCGTGGGCCAAGTATCTCTATCGCGACCGCATGTACTTCTGGTGTGCACAACATCGGCCAGGCCGCGCGCATCATCGCCTATGGCGATGCCGATGCGATGGTGGCAGGCGGTGCGGAGAAAGCCAGTACCCCGCTTGGCGTGGGCGGCTTTGGCGCAGCACGTGCGCTCTCCACGCGCAATGACAACCCGCAGGCGGCGAGCCGTCCGTGGGATAAAGATCGCGATGGCTTTGTGCTGGGCGACGGCGCGGGCATGGTGGTGCTGGAAGAGTACGAGCATGCGAAAAAACGCGGCGCGAAAATTTACGCTGAGATCGTCGGCTTTGGTATGAGCAGCGATGCTTACCATATGACGTCTCCGCCGGAAGATGGCGCTGGCGCCGCGCTGGCGATGGTGAATGCCATTCGCGATGCGGGCATCGAACCGGGCCAGATCGGCTACGTCAACGCCCACGGCACCTCGACGCCGGCTGGCGATAAAGCAGAAGCGCAGGCCGTTAAGTCAGTCTTCGGTGATGCGGCGAGCCGCGTCATGGTGAGCTCCACCAAATCCATGACCGGGCATCTGCTGGGCGCGGCAGGGGCGGTAGAATCGATCTACTCTATCCTGGCGCTGCGCGATCAGGCGGTTCCGCCGACGATCAACCTCGACAACCCGGATGAGGGCTGCGATCTCGACTTCGTTCCGCACGAAGCGCGTCAGGTTTCCGGTATGGAGTACACTCTGTGCAACTCCTTCGGCTTTGGCGGCACTAACGGTTCGTTGATCTTCAAAAAAGTGTGA
- the acpP gene encoding acyl carrier protein, with product MSTIEERVKKIIGEQLGVKQEEVTNNASFVEDLGADSLDTVELVMALEEEFDTEIPDEEAEKITTVQAAIDYINGHQA from the coding sequence ATGAGCACTATCGAAGAACGCGTTAAGAAAATTATCGGCGAGCAGCTGGGCGTTAAGCAGGAAGAAGTTACCAACAATGCTTCCTTCGTTGAAGACCTGGGCGCTGATTCTCTTGACACCGTTGAGCTGGTAATGGCTCTGGAAGAAGAGTTTGATACTGAGATTCCGGACGAAGAAGCTGAGAAAATCACCACCGTTCAGGCTGCCATTGATTACATCAACGGCCACCAGGCGTAA
- the fabG gene encoding 3-oxoacyl-ACP reductase FabG — protein MSFEGKIALVTGASRGIGRAIAETLAARGAKVIGTATSESGAQAISDYLGANGKGLMLNVTDPASIESVLENVRAEFGEVDILVNNAGITRDNLLMRMKDDEWNDIIETNLSSVFRLSKAVMRAMMKKRHGRIITIGSVVGTMGNAGQANYAAAKAGLIGFSKSLAREVASRGITVNVVAPGFIETDMTRALTDEQRAGTLAAVPAGRLGTPNEIASAVAFLASDEASYITGETLHVNGGMYMV, from the coding sequence ATGAGTTTTGAAGGAAAAATCGCGCTGGTTACCGGTGCAAGCCGCGGTATTGGCCGTGCAATCGCTGAAACGCTCGCCGCCCGCGGCGCGAAAGTTATCGGTACTGCGACCAGCGAAAGCGGCGCGCAGGCCATCAGCGACTATTTAGGCGCCAACGGTAAAGGTCTGATGTTGAATGTGACCGACCCGGCATCTATTGAATCTGTTCTGGAAAATGTTCGCGCAGAGTTTGGCGAAGTTGATATCCTGGTGAATAATGCCGGGATCACTCGTGACAACCTGTTAATGCGCATGAAAGATGACGAGTGGAACGATATTATCGAAACCAACCTGTCATCGGTTTTCCGTCTGTCAAAAGCGGTAATGCGCGCTATGATGAAAAAGCGTCATGGACGTATTATCACTATCGGTTCTGTGGTTGGTACCATGGGAAATGCGGGTCAGGCTAACTACGCTGCGGCGAAAGCGGGTCTGATCGGCTTCAGTAAATCACTGGCACGTGAAGTTGCGTCCCGCGGTATTACTGTAAACGTTGTTGCTCCGGGCTTTATTGAAACGGACATGACGCGTGCGCTGACCGATGAGCAGCGTGCGGGTACGCTGGCGGCAGTTCCTGCGGGGCGCCTTGGCACCCCAAATGAAATCGCCAGCGCGGTTGCATTTTTAGCCTCTGACGAAGCAAGTTACATCACTGGTGAAACGCTGCACGTTAACGGCGGAATGTACATGGTCTGA
- the fabD gene encoding ACP S-malonyltransferase: protein MTQFAFVFPGQGSQAVGMLADMAATWPVIEETFGEASAALGYDLWALVQQGPAEELNKTWQTQPALLTASVALYRVWQQQGGKAPALLAGHSLGEYSALVCAGVIDFADAVRLVELRGKFMQEAVPEGTGAMSAIIGLDDASIAKACEESAEGQVVSPVNYNSPGQVVIAGHKEAVERAGAACKAAGAKRALPLPVSVPSHCALMKPAAEKLAVELQKITFNAPTIPVVNNVDVKCETAPDAIRDALVRQLYSPVQWTKTVELMAAEGVTHLYEVGPGKVLTGLTKRIVDTLTASALNEPAAMSAALEQ, encoded by the coding sequence ATGACGCAATTTGCTTTTGTGTTCCCGGGACAGGGTTCTCAGGCCGTAGGTATGCTGGCCGATATGGCGGCGACCTGGCCGGTGATTGAAGAGACCTTCGGTGAAGCTTCCGCAGCGTTGGGTTACGATCTGTGGGCGCTGGTTCAGCAGGGGCCGGCAGAAGAGCTGAATAAAACCTGGCAGACCCAGCCGGCGCTGCTGACCGCCTCTGTGGCGCTGTATCGTGTCTGGCAGCAGCAGGGCGGCAAAGCGCCGGCGCTGCTGGCGGGGCACAGCCTCGGCGAATACTCCGCGCTGGTTTGCGCAGGCGTTATCGATTTCGCTGATGCCGTTCGCCTGGTTGAACTGCGCGGGAAATTCATGCAGGAGGCCGTACCGGAAGGTACCGGCGCCATGTCCGCGATTATCGGTCTGGACGACGCTTCTATCGCCAAAGCCTGTGAAGAGTCTGCCGAAGGGCAGGTCGTTTCTCCGGTGAACTACAATTCGCCTGGCCAGGTGGTTATCGCCGGGCACAAAGAGGCCGTTGAACGTGCGGGTGCTGCCTGTAAAGCCGCTGGTGCCAAGCGCGCACTGCCGCTGCCGGTGAGCGTGCCGTCCCACTGCGCGCTGATGAAGCCAGCCGCAGAAAAACTGGCGGTAGAGCTGCAGAAAATCACCTTCAACGCGCCGACGATTCCTGTCGTGAATAACGTCGACGTGAAGTGCGAAACCGCGCCCGACGCCATTCGCGACGCGCTGGTGCGCCAGCTGTACAGCCCGGTTCAATGGACTAAAACCGTTGAGTTGATGGCTGCCGAGGGCGTAACGCACCTGTATGAGGTTGGCCCGGGTAAAGTCCTCACCGGCCTGACCAAACGTATTGTTGACACCCTGACCGCTTCCGCGCTTAACGAGCCGGCGGCGATGTCTGCGGCGCTTGAGCAATAA
- a CDS encoding beta-ketoacyl-ACP synthase III — protein sequence MYTKIIGTGSYLPEQVRTNADLENMVETSDEWIVTRTGIRERRIAAAHETVATMGFEAAKQALAMAGVSAEQIGLIIVATTSGTHAFPSSACQIQSMLGVKGCPAFDVAAACAGFTYALSVADQYVKNGAVDYALVVGADVLARTCDPSDRGTIIIFGDGAGAVVLGASEEPGIISTHLHADGSYGELLTLPNADRVEPENPIYLTMAGNEVFKVAVTELAHIVDETLAANNLERSALDWLVPHQANLRIISATAKKLGMSMDNVVVTLDRHGNTSAASVPCALDEAVRDGRIQRGQLILLEAFGGGFTWGSALVRF from the coding sequence ATGTATACGAAGATTATTGGTACCGGCAGCTATCTGCCCGAGCAAGTGCGTACAAACGCCGACCTGGAAAATATGGTAGAGACCTCTGACGAGTGGATTGTCACCCGCACAGGTATCCGTGAGCGTCGTATTGCCGCAGCGCATGAAACAGTTGCTACGATGGGCTTTGAAGCCGCAAAGCAGGCGCTGGCGATGGCGGGCGTGTCCGCGGAGCAAATTGGTCTGATTATTGTTGCGACCACCTCCGGCACGCACGCGTTTCCGAGTTCGGCATGCCAGATCCAGTCAATGCTGGGCGTTAAAGGTTGCCCGGCGTTTGATGTCGCCGCCGCCTGTGCGGGTTTCACTTACGCGCTGAGCGTGGCCGATCAGTACGTGAAAAACGGCGCGGTTGATTATGCGTTGGTTGTCGGCGCCGATGTGCTGGCGCGTACCTGCGATCCAAGCGATCGCGGCACGATTATTATTTTCGGCGACGGCGCGGGTGCAGTGGTGCTGGGCGCCTCCGAAGAGCCGGGAATTATTTCAACGCATCTGCATGCCGACGGCAGCTATGGCGAACTGCTGACCCTGCCGAACGCCGATCGCGTCGAACCGGAAAATCCGATCTATCTGACGATGGCCGGCAACGAAGTGTTCAAAGTGGCGGTCACCGAGCTGGCGCACATTGTTGATGAGACGCTGGCGGCGAATAATCTTGAGCGTTCGGCGCTGGACTGGCTGGTACCGCATCAGGCAAACCTGCGGATCATCAGTGCGACAGCGAAAAAACTGGGCATGTCGATGGATAACGTCGTCGTGACGCTTGACCGTCACGGTAACACCTCCGCGGCGTCAGTTCCTTGCGCGCTGGATGAGGCCGTTCGCGATGGCCGTATTCAACGTGGTCAACTGATTCTGCTGGAAGCCTTTGGTGGTGGTTTCACCTGGGGTTCCGCGCTGGTTCGTTTTTAG
- the plsX gene encoding phosphate acyltransferase PlsX has protein sequence MTRLTLALDVMGGDFGPSVTVPAALQALNSNSQLTLLLVGDPDAITPLLAKADFEQRSRLQVIPAQSVIASDARPAQAIRSSRGSSMRVALELVKEGRAQACVSAGNTGALMGLAKLLLKPIEGIERPALVTVLPHQQKGKTVVLDLGANVDCDSTMLVQFAVMGAVLAEEVLGIASPRVALLNIGEEEMKGLSSIRDAAAVLKTLPSLNYIGYLEANELLTGKTDVLVCDGFTGNVTLKTMEGVVRMFLSLLKSQGEGKKRSWWLLLLKRWLQKSLARRFSHLNPDQYNGACLLGLRGSVIKSHGAANQRAFSVAIEQAVQAVQRQIPQRIAARLESLYPAGFELPESDSDLNARQQSGTNGHH, from the coding sequence TTGACACGTCTAACCCTGGCGTTAGATGTCATGGGGGGCGATTTTGGCCCATCCGTGACAGTGCCTGCAGCACTGCAGGCACTGAACTCTAATTCGCAACTCACACTTCTTTTAGTCGGCGATCCCGACGCCATCACGCCATTACTCGCCAAAGCTGACTTCGAACAACGTTCGCGTCTGCAGGTTATTCCTGCGCAGTCAGTTATTGCCAGTGATGCGCGACCCGCACAGGCTATCCGCAGTAGTCGCGGAAGCTCAATGCGCGTGGCGCTGGAGCTTGTGAAAGAAGGGCGGGCGCAAGCCTGCGTCAGCGCCGGTAACACCGGCGCGCTGATGGGCCTGGCGAAGCTGCTGCTCAAGCCGATAGAAGGTATTGAGCGTCCGGCGCTGGTGACGGTCCTGCCTCACCAGCAGAAGGGCAAAACCGTGGTGTTGGATCTCGGCGCCAACGTCGATTGCGACAGCACGATGTTGGTGCAGTTTGCCGTGATGGGCGCGGTGCTGGCGGAAGAAGTGCTCGGCATAGCCAGCCCCCGTGTCGCCTTGCTGAATATTGGCGAAGAAGAGATGAAAGGTCTCAGCAGCATTCGCGATGCTGCCGCAGTGCTCAAAACGCTGCCTTCCCTCAACTACATCGGCTATCTTGAAGCCAATGAATTGTTGACCGGAAAAACCGATGTGCTGGTTTGTGATGGATTCACGGGCAATGTCACATTAAAAACCATGGAAGGTGTTGTCAGAATGTTCCTTTCGCTGCTGAAATCTCAGGGAGAGGGCAAAAAACGGTCGTGGTGGCTGCTGTTACTAAAACGTTGGTTACAAAAAAGCCTGGCGAGGCGATTCAGTCACCTCAACCCCGACCAGTATAATGGCGCCTGTCTGTTAGGATTGCGCGGTTCCGTGATCAAGAGTCATGGTGCTGCCAATCAACGCGCCTTTAGCGTCGCGATAGAGCAGGCAGTGCAGGCGGTGCAGCGGCAAATTCCTCAACGGATCGCCGCGCGCCTGGAATCTTTATACCCAGCTGGTTTCGAGCTGCCGGAAAGCGACAGTGACCTGAACGCCCGACAGCAAAGCGGGACGAATGGCCACCATTGA
- the rpmF gene encoding 50S ribosomal protein L32, giving the protein MAVQQNKPTRSKRGMRRSHDALTAVTSLSVDKTSGEKHLRHHITADGFYRGRKVIAK; this is encoded by the coding sequence ATGGCCGTACAACAGAATAAACCAACCCGTTCCAAACGTGGCATGCGTCGTTCCCATGACGCGCTGACCGCAGTCACCAGCCTGTCTGTAGACAAAACTTCTGGTGAGAAACACCTGCGTCACCACATCACTGCCGACGGTTTCTACCGCGGTCGCAAGGTTATCGCTAAGTAA
- the yceD gene encoding 23S rRNA accumulation protein YceD has protein sequence MQKVKLPLTLDPVRTAQKRLDYEGIYAGDQVERVADSVVSVDSDVECSMSFAIDNQRLAVITGDAKVTVTLECQRCGKPFTHHVHTTYCFSPVRNDEQAEALPEAYEPIEVNEFGEIDLQAMVEDEIILSLPVVPVHDSEHCEVSDADMVFGELPEEAQKPNPFAVLASLKRK, from the coding sequence ATGCAAAAGGTAAAATTACCCCTGACTCTTGATCCGGTCCGCACGGCTCAAAAACGCCTTGATTACGAAGGCATCTATGCCGGCGATCAGGTTGAACGTGTAGCCGATTCTGTAGTCAGCGTGGACAGCGATGTGGAATGCAGCATGTCGTTCGCTATCGATAACCAGCGTCTCGCCGTCATCACTGGCGATGCAAAGGTGACGGTAACCCTCGAATGCCAGCGTTGCGGGAAACCGTTCACTCATCACGTCCACACCACGTATTGTTTTAGCCCCGTCAGAAATGACGAACAGGCCGAAGCACTACCGGAAGCGTATGAGCCGATTGAGGTTAACGAATTCGGTGAAATCGACCTGCAGGCAATGGTCGAGGATGAAATTATCCTCTCCCTGCCCGTAGTTCCGGTGCATGATTCTGAACACTGTGAAGTGTCCGACGCGGACATGGTCTTTGGCGAACTGCCTGAAGAGGCACAAAAACCAAACCCATTTGCCGTATTAGCCAGCTTAAAGCGTAAGTAA
- a CDS encoding Maf family protein, with translation MSELILASTSPWRRMLLEKLGLPFECAAPDVDETPLPEESARQLVARLAQAKAQSLATRYPHHLIIGSDQVCVLDGAITGKPHTEENARKQLRKASGTIVTFYTGLALYNSATGHLQTECEPFDVHFRHLSDKEIEHYVRKENPLQCAGSFKSEGLGITLFERLEGRDPNTLVGLPLIALCQMLRRENNNPLLR, from the coding sequence ATGTCTGAACTTATCCTGGCGTCAACCTCTCCCTGGCGGCGCATGCTGCTGGAAAAACTGGGTCTGCCATTTGAATGTGCCGCGCCTGACGTTGACGAAACGCCGCTGCCGGAAGAATCCGCGCGTCAGCTTGTCGCCCGACTGGCACAGGCTAAAGCGCAAAGTCTGGCCACCCGCTATCCCCATCACCTTATTATAGGATCCGATCAGGTTTGCGTATTAGACGGTGCGATCACCGGCAAACCGCACACCGAGGAAAACGCCCGTAAGCAGCTGAGAAAAGCCAGCGGGACCATCGTCACTTTTTACACTGGTCTGGCGCTGTACAACTCCGCCACCGGCCATCTGCAAACCGAATGCGAGCCCTTTGACGTTCACTTTCGCCATCTCAGCGATAAAGAGATTGAACACTATGTGCGCAAAGAGAACCCGCTGCAGTGCGCCGGGAGTTTCAAGAGCGAGGGGTTAGGGATAACGTTGTTCGAAAGACTGGAAGGCCGCGACCCGAACACTCTGGTCGGTTTACCGTTAATCGCGTTGTGTCAGATGCTGCGTCGCGAGAATAATAATCCGCTGTTACGCTAA
- the rluC gene encoding 23S rRNA pseudouridine(955/2504/2580) synthase RluC, protein MKTETPTVKMVAIAADEAGQRIDNFLRTQLKGVPKSMIYRILRKGEVRVNKKRVKPEYKLEAGDEVRIPPVRVAEREEEAVSPHLQKVAALSEVILYEDDHILVLNKPSGTAVHGGSGLSFGVIEGLRALRPEARFLELVHRLDRDTSGVLLVAKKRSALRSLHEQLRDKGMQKDYLALVRGQWQSHTKVVQAPLLKNILQSGERIVRVSQEGKPSETRFKVEERYEFATLVRCSPVTGRTHQIRVHTQYAGHPIAFDDRYGDREFDKQLSGTGLNRLFLHAAALKFTHPGSGEVMRVEAPLDNQLKHCLQVLRKSK, encoded by the coding sequence ATGAAAACTGAGACCCCAACCGTAAAAATGGTTGCCATTGCTGCTGATGAAGCGGGGCAACGTATCGATAACTTTTTGCGTACCCAATTGAAAGGTGTACCGAAGAGCATGATTTATCGCATCCTGCGTAAAGGCGAGGTGCGGGTAAACAAAAAGCGCGTGAAGCCAGAGTATAAGCTGGAAGCAGGCGATGAAGTCCGTATCCCACCGGTGCGCGTGGCGGAGCGTGAAGAAGAGGCGGTATCGCCGCATCTGCAGAAAGTAGCGGCGCTCTCTGAGGTGATCCTCTATGAAGACGATCATATTCTGGTGCTCAACAAACCTTCCGGTACTGCGGTACACGGCGGCAGCGGCCTGAGCTTTGGCGTGATCGAAGGGCTGCGCGCGCTGCGCCCGGAGGCACGTTTCCTTGAACTGGTGCATCGGCTCGACCGGGATACCTCCGGTGTACTGCTGGTAGCGAAGAAGCGCTCAGCGCTGCGCTCGCTGCACGAGCAACTGCGCGATAAAGGTATGCAAAAAGACTACCTGGCGCTGGTGCGCGGCCAGTGGCAGTCGCATACCAAAGTGGTGCAGGCCCCGCTGTTGAAGAACATCCTGCAGAGTGGGGAGCGGATCGTCCGCGTCAGTCAGGAAGGCAAGCCGTCAGAGACGCGCTTTAAAGTGGAAGAGCGTTACGAATTCGCCACGCTGGTGCGCTGCAGTCCGGTCACCGGGCGGACGCATCAGATCCGCGTTCATACCCAGTATGCCGGCCATCCTATCGCTTTTGACGATCGCTATGGCGACCGCGAATTCGACAAGCAGCTCTCCGGTACCGGCTTAAACCGCCTGTTCCTGCACGCGGCGGCGCTGAAGTTTACCCACCCGGGAAGCGGGGAGGTGATGCGCGTTGAGGCGCCGCTGGATAACCAGTTGAAGCACTGCTTACAGGTGCTGCGCAAGAGCAAATAA